Genomic DNA from Paenibacillus donghaensis:
TATAGGAGCAGATCCCGCTTGTGTGGAAGGATCAAGGACGCAGTATTTCACAGGTGATTTCGATGGAAAAGTATTTACACCGGATGAAGAATCCCGAAATATCCGCTGGCTTGATTACGGCAGGGACAATTACGCGGGTGTAAGCTGGTCAGATGTTCCTGAAGAAGATGGAAGACGTCTTTTTCTCGGCTGGATGAGCAACTGGATGTATGCCAGCCAGACACCGGCAGAAGAGTTCCGTGGTGCGATGACCCTTCCAAGAGAGCTGTACCTTGAATCCAGAGAAGGGCGAATCCTGCTTGTGCAGAAGCCGGCACAAGAGCTGGAAGCTGCTCGTCTCCCTGTTCTTTCACTTAAAGATGTTTCTGTACAAGAAATCAATGCTTCCTTGGCCAATCTTCAGCTTCAATCTTACGAGATAGTAGCCAAGCTCACTCGCGGCATGTCTGCGGGCTTCAAAGTTAGAACTGGGGCGGGGGAACAAACTGTTATCGGAATTGATGCGAAGACGCAAGAGCTGTATGTAGACCGGCAGGCTTCAGGACAGCATGATTTCCACGAATGGTTCGCTGGACGTCATTCAGTGGAACTGGAAGCTCCGGGTGAGATCGATGATCTTCGTATTTATGTGGACCGTACTTCGGTTGAGGTATTTGGCAATAGAGGCCAGGCGGTAATTACGGATCTTATTTTCCCGAAGCCTGAATCTGCTGGTCTTGCTGTATTTGCAGACAATGAAGAGATCCTGTTCATTTCACTGGATGTCTACAATTTATCGTTACCTGCTGCAAATGGCGATAACCAGTATTCGGAGGGTT
This window encodes:
- a CDS encoding glycoside hydrolase family 32 protein, whose protein sequence is MSAITKQNYRGAYHFSPQAKWMNDPNGMVYFEGEYHLFFQHHPGGMTMGAMHWGHAVSKDLVTWEELDVALAPDELGMIFSGSAVVDWKNTTGFFEDKPGLVAIFTHHLDMPEGKPAVQRQSLAYSKDNGRTWTKYAGNPVLEHDAFIDFRDPKVFWNQETNEWVMIVACGQTVGLYHSPDLIHWTHASEFGEGIGSHDGVWECPDLFPLAVDGDKSNTQWVMLVSIGADPACVEGSRTQYFTGDFDGKVFTPDEESRNIRWLDYGRDNYAGVSWSDVPEEDGRRLFLGWMSNWMYASQTPAEEFRGAMTLPRELYLESREGRILLVQKPAQELEAARLPVLSLKDVSVQEINASLANLQLQSYEIVAKLTRGMSAGFKVRTGAGEQTVIGIDAKTQELYVDRQASGQHDFHEWFAGRHSVELEAPGEIDDLRIYVDRTSVEVFGNRGQAVITDLIFPKPESAGLAVFADNEEILFISLDVYNLSLPAANGDNQYSEG